Proteins from one Ipomoea triloba cultivar NCNSP0323 chromosome 1, ASM357664v1 genomic window:
- the LOC116011045 gene encoding transcription factor MUTE-like, giving the protein MSHIAVERNRRRQMNEHLKILRSLTPCFYIKRGDQASIIGGVVEFIKELHQVEQSLEAKKRRKSLSPSPVPSPRLPETPLFLNNNNLNSFKEVGACCNSPVADVEARISGTNVILRTVSRRIPGQIVRIITVLERLSFEILHLNISSMEDTVLYSFVVKIGLECQLSVEELALEVQQSFRSESTAFIKEMEN; this is encoded by the exons aTGTCTCATATCGCTGTAGAGAGAAACCGGAGAAGACAGATGAACGAACATCTCAAGATCCTCCGCTCCTTAACCCCTTGTTTCTACATCAAACGG GGAGATCAAGCATCCATAATAGGGGGAGTGGTTGAATTCATCAAGGAATTGCACCAGGTTGAACAATCACTGGAGGCCAAGAAACGAAGGAAGAGTTTAAGCCCTAGCCCCGTCCCAAGCCCTAGGCTGCCCGAAACTCCATTATttctcaacaataataatttgaatagctTCAAAGAGGTGGGAGCCTGCTGCAACTCTCCGGTGGCCGACGTTGAGGCAAGGATATCCGGCACCAACGTCATTTTAAGGACGGTTTCTCGGCGAATTCCTGGGCAGATTGTCAGGATAATCACCGTCTTGGAGAGGCTTTCCTTTGAGATCCTTCACCTGAACATCAGCAGCATGGAGGACACTGTTCTCTACTCCTTTGTTGTTAAG ATTGGGCTGGAATGTCAACTCAGTGTGGAGGAGCTTGCACTTGAAGTTCAACAAAGCTTTCGCTCTGAATCCACAGCGTTTATCAAGGAGATGGAAAATTAG